The Streptomyces sp. NBC_01268 genome segment TGGATTCCCAGTGTCGCCATGGTGCGCCCCCGGTCGTACGGTCGTCGATTCCGCTGATCACCGTACCCGGGTACGGCACAATGGCGGGCCGACGGGGCAATAGTCGGGGAGGGGATGGGCGTGCACGCGCAGGAGACGACGTTCAGCAAACTGGTTCACGGCGAGACGCAGTTCCAGGTCCCGCTGTATCAGCGCACCTACACCTGGCAGCGTGACGAGCTGCGGCAGTTGTGGGACGACGTGCTGGAGCTCGTCGAGGACAAGCTGGAGGGCAGGGAGCCGGCTGCTCACTTCCTCGGGTCGGTGGTGCTCGCGCCGGAGCGGGTCGCGGCGGGCGGGATGCAGCGCTGGCTCGTCGTGGACGGCCAGCAGCGGCTGACCACGCTGATGCTCGCCTTCACCGCCCTGCGGGATCACCACCGCGCTCGCGGACGGGAGAAGAAGGCCGCCCGCATCCACGACCTCATCCTGGTCAACGGCTACCAGGACGGGAACGACCACTACCGCCTCCTGCCGACGCAGGCCGACCGTGAGGCGTTCGTCGCCTGTGTGGAGTCGCTCCCCACGGCCGGCGGCGCGGGCAACATCGGGGGCGCCTACCGGTTCTTCCTGGCCGCTCTGACCGAGGGTGAGGAGCGCGCCGACGAGCAGTGGACCGGCGCCGTGGAGTCCGTACTCAGGGACTTCCTCTCCATCGTGTCGATCACCGCCGCCGAGGGCGACAACGTGTACCGGATCTTCGAGTCCATCAACAACACGGGTGTCGGCCTCAGTCAGAGCGATCTGCTGCGCAACTACCTTTTCATGTGCCTTCCCAAGCGTGGCGAGACCGTCTACCGCACCTTGTGGCTCCCCATGCAGGAGCTGCTCGGCCCGGCCAGGCTGGAGCTCCTCGTCTGGCTCGACCTGGTCGTCGACGGTGACAACCGGGCCAAGCAAAGCGAGATCTACCGAGACCAGAAGAGGCGTCTCGAACCGATCAGTTCGAACGAGGACGCACTGGAAGCGGAGGTCTCGCGGCTGTATGTGCGGGCCGGTCGCCTCATGCGGATCGTCGATCCGTCGAGGGAGAGTGACCCCGGTCTGCGCGAGGTCCTGGAGAGGCTCGCCCGCTGGGGCGGCCAGACCCACTATCCGCTCGCGCTCCAGCTGCTCGACCGGCTGGACGAGGGGGACTGCGACCCCAAGGAAGCGAGCGCCGCTCTCGCGTATGCCGAGAGCTACATGGTGCGTCGTCTGTTCGCAGGCAACTCCACCACGGGCAACAACCGCACCTTCATGGAACTGCCCAAGGAGGTGGAGAAGGAGCTGGAGAACGGGCGTTCGCTCGCGGACGCGGTACGACGCGCTCTGTCCGCCAAGACGGGGACGCGAGTCTGGCCCTCCGACGTGGTGACGCGGGAGTCGATCCGCAGCCGCCCCTTCTACAAGTCGGGGCGTTCGCACCAGCGCTTCGAGATCCTTCGCCGCTTCGAGGAGAGCTACGCCGCCAGCGAGCCCGTCGACTACGGCAAGGCGAAGCTCACCGTGGAGCACGTGCTGCCGCAGCACCCCGCCCAGCAGTGGTTCGATCTCCTCGCGGAGGAGGCCGGAGAGACCGAGAGCCCGGAGGAGCTGCACACCCAGCTAGTGCACACCCTCGGCAA includes the following:
- a CDS encoding GmrSD restriction endonuclease domain-containing protein produces the protein MGVHAQETTFSKLVHGETQFQVPLYQRTYTWQRDELRQLWDDVLELVEDKLEGREPAAHFLGSVVLAPERVAAGGMQRWLVVDGQQRLTTLMLAFTALRDHHRARGREKKAARIHDLILVNGYQDGNDHYRLLPTQADREAFVACVESLPTAGGAGNIGGAYRFFLAALTEGEERADEQWTGAVESVLRDFLSIVSITAAEGDNVYRIFESINNTGVGLSQSDLLRNYLFMCLPKRGETVYRTLWLPMQELLGPARLELLVWLDLVVDGDNRAKQSEIYRDQKRRLEPISSNEDALEAEVSRLYVRAGRLMRIVDPSRESDPGLREVLERLARWGGQTHYPLALQLLDRLDEGDCDPKEASAALAYAESYMVRRLFAGNSTTGNNRTFMELPKEVEKELENGRSLADAVRRALSAKTGTRVWPSDVVTRESIRSRPFYKSGRSHQRFEILRRFEESYAASEPVDYGKAKLTVEHVLPQHPAQQWFDLLAEEAGETESPEELHTQLVHTLGNLTLSGDNTRLSNHPFHRKQQILDSSALRMNQHIAAKERWGRAEILARAEEMSDRAVELWPGPIDGVVHADAEWAGWGELRRALLSMPAGTWTTYGDLAALIGTHAVAVGSHISTRPALHGAYRVLMADGKISPGFRWPEGMEGTPDPQSVLESEGVPFDEWGRARRAHRLTAGDLAALVGKDDFEDETPVRTAEEAGDSGGIADGEPAAARFEMLLRDNQTPGTAEGVLATLRFWEEQGGSLDYGKKSETSCFPMLSLDGARARSLWPLALYPVTGTAEVVFQHLKRRPPFDDEVLRRDLMARLNRVDGIVLAEAKLDLRPSFPLEVFADQGEALRGVLEWFVHTVALAEARRPVDDAPVSPA